The Novipirellula caenicola genome includes the window TCCAACGCCACTGATTGCTGCACGGGACCACTGGAACTACGGCACGGCGACATTGGATTCCGATCGACGCGTGACCGAATTCCAACCGTTTGCGGTGTTCAAAGACCGACGTTGGCAAGCCAAGGATAAATTCCCGGACGATGATGCATTTGGTTATGCGTCGTTAACCAACAACGGGGGTCACGCGATGCGGGGCGCGGACGGCGGTGTCGTGCGTCGATGGACTGCACCGGTGGCAGGCGACGTCACCATCACGGGGATGATCGAACATCGAGAAAAACGAGGTGACGGAGTCCAGGCCATCGTGTGGTGTGGGAAGGAACAATTATTGAGCGAAGTTCGTCACGGCGAAAAGCGTGCATTTGGACCGCTGAACTGCCACATCGAAAAGGGAGAAACGATTGATTTCGTCATCAACCGTGGTCAATCCGATAGTTTTGATTCCTTCCTCTGGCAAGCCTCGATCGAACTGGTGACCGCCACCGGGCAAGCCTACCAAACCGACTCGCTCGAAGATTTCAGCGGCCCCGGTGGACACCCAACCTCTCGGCCGCTCGATCGACTCGAGCAATTGGCGCAAGTATTGATGATGAGCAACGAGTTTGCGTTCGTGGATTAGGCAAACATCGCCGCAGTTGTGCAGAGCTTGCGTCGCGGAAGTCGAGCGTGAGTGTCATTCGATTGACAAATGCCTGCCCATGGCGAATGCCTGATTAAATGCTTGACGGCTTGTTGATTTAATCGAAATGCCATTCGCAACAGTGCGTCGTAAAACGCGGGTATTGCGTGGGACCCGGCCGCTGACGCGTCGCGGCTCAGTAAACCAACAAGCCGTTGACGAGTGCGCTACGGGAGAACGCTTCACAGCGTTAGCTGTCTACTTCACTTGCCTCAGCATTGGTCGATGCGACGATGCGGTCGAGCTCCGCGACAATCTCGGGTGGCAACCGTGTGGCGGTACACGTTTCACGTATCTGCTCGGGCCGACGCGCCCCGACGAGTGCGGCGATAACGCCGGGCTGCGAGACGGCCCAACCGATTGACAATTGGGCCACGCTACGGTCGACGCGTTCGCCAAGCTCCTGCATTTGATCCAATATCTGATGCGTTCGCTCACGCGCCTTGCCCTGAAAAATTGGGTAACCCGGCCGGCTATCTCCTTTGGCGAACACATGGTCGCGTTTGATCTTGCCCGCCAACAAACCTTTCATCAGCGTCCAAAACACGTAGACCTCGCCGCCATCGGCACTCGCCTCGGGGATCAATTGATCGAGCGAATCCCGCTGTAACAGATTCAGCGGACACTCGATCGCATCGCAGCGAACGACCGCTGCAAATTGGGCTCGTTGCGTCGGCGTCACATTACTGACCCCGGTGCGTTTACAGAGTCCTCGTCGCTGCAGTTGGGCCATCGCAGCGGCTGAGGTTTCGATTGCGACCTTCGGATCCGGCGAATGCAACATCAACACATCAAAGCAATCGATCCCCAATCGACGTAGCGATTCTTCGGCATCGGCGGTGAGCGATTCGGCGGTCCCATCAACGATGCGTTGCCGATCCGACGACCATCGCTGGCCCACTTTTCCGATCACTTTGAAACGGTCGCGATCTTTGGCCAGAAACGGCCGCAAAAGCTTGTCGCTCTCGCCGTCATAGCCGTAGCTGAACGCAGTATCAAATACGGTCACCCCCAATTCGATCGCGGCAGCGATGGTGGCTTCCGCGTCGCTGCGGGTGACGCCCACCGTGGTGACACCCGCGATCGGCCACAGCCCCAGGACGATTGGTTTTTCGTTATTCATGTAGGCTATTGTGCCGAGCAGAACCGGCGGCGAAAAGCGTCTACCAACGAAAAAAGGGGTGCGAAGGAAAATTCCCTCGCACCCCATGTTTGACGCTTCTAGCGGACTCCGTCGCGGTGTTCCGGACTAAAACGATGAGTCGGAGCCGCTGGGCCAATTGTTCAATTCAACTTAGAGGTTGATGATCACACCTAGGTCGATTCCTTGAACCCAGAGGCTTGAATCATCAAATTGGAAGGCTCGACCACCAAACGGGCCGCCGGTGGCGTTGGTCGTTCCATCGAAGATCGGATCGACGACGTCACCAGCCAAGGCAACATTGTCAAAGTACAGGAACGAGTAGCCGACGCTAAGTGCAACGTTGGGGCGGAACTGGTAACCGAGCTTGAAGTTCGCTTCGGGGATGAAGGAGAACACGTCTCGCTCGTAAGTGCCTTGGTTGTCCAAAGCCAGAGCACCACCAGAAAGCACGGCAGGGTTGCTGCCGATCGGACCGAACTGGGTCGAACCTGCAATGTTGGCGGTTTGGTTCATGTTACCCAAGTGAACCTTGGTCAGCGAACGGGCGGTCCAACGACCACGACGGACGCTCATTTCGAAACCAACTTGTCCACCGTTGAAGCGGTTTTCCATGTCGAACGAGTCGTTGTAGTTGGTCACGTCACCGGTGTCGCGGTTCACGCTGAAGCTGCTCATTCGCAAGGTGTCGTCGATGCTGAAGTGAGTGTAACCTCCGATCAATTCAACCTTGCTGGAGCGGCTGCCGCCCAGATTGATGCGAGCGTAACCTTCGGCACCAAGCAGGTCCAGCGAGCTTTCGGCGGCGATTGCACCGGAGAAGTTTGCAGCCCCCGAAGGACCAGCAACGTTGTCTGCTGCGACAAAAAATGCGTCCATGCCGCCGGTGTCGGTGTTGAAGTACGGACGACCGATCGTGCGATCGCTACCGTCACCTTCGCCGTAGAACGAATCTTGGTTTTCAGCAAGGATCCAAAAGCGACCACCGAGGCCGACGTTCTTGGTGAAGTACTTGCCAATGTCGCTTCGGAAACCACCCGACAATTCGCCGTTGATGTCGTCACCAAAGACCGTCGTCGCGCCATCACCAAAGGGAAACTCACCTGGTTCTGCGGTGGTGATCAAAGCTGGCATGTCGCGGTCTTGTGTGAACCACAACAAGGCTTCGGTTTGGGCCCATGTATTGCTTTCGCAACCGAACATGGATCCCAGCCCCAGACGGTGAAGAGCACCGCGGCGACCGCATTGGCCACCACAGCTACCGCTGCAACCGGCATCACATCCGCCGCTGTAGCCCATGCCACAACCGGCTTGGCCACAGCTGCCACCGCAACCGCCGTCACAAGCGGATTGATAACCCATCGAGCCGCGAAGATTTTTCAAACGATGGCCATCCAAGAATGCCACCGGTTGCAGATCGTTTGCGATCGGAGCCACATAGGCAGGCTCGGCGTCGTAGTGTGCAGGGGCTTCTTCGTACGCTTGCGAAGCCTCGTAGTCTTGCGACGACTCGTAGCGATTCGCATGCGATGCCGGAGCGACTTCACTCACCTGTTGTTGGTAAGTGCTTTCGTCGGCAAAATAAGCGTCTTCGTCGTAGCCTGGAAGATCGCCAACACTCGAAGCACCCTGTTGAGCAAAGCTCACGTTTGAGGCAGACAGCAACAATGCTGTTAGGGCCAAGCCTCTCAAATTCGTTTTCATAGGAAATCTCGTAACAGTCCGGGAACACTGATTGACTGGTATAAGACAATCGACTCGTTTCACCGCTATATGCAGATCGACAGGAACACTACGTAAAGTCAACTCAAACTACCCAGCTTGGTGAATAAAGCGTGCAAAGTTTCGCTAACATCGCTGGATTACCCGTTAGAATGGATGTTTCACGCAATTCCGCGGTGTGAAGCGGCATTTACACCCGCTCGGAAACCAAAAAAACTCGCAAAGAATCGCGATATCGGCTCGTAATTCTCGACCGGAGCTGCCAATGTCAGCGCCGGTGGCCCAACGAAATTCACAAGCGACATTTTTGACAGCCGAAAGAGTCGACGGCTTCGGACAGCGTTGACAGTGGCTCAGGGGATGAAATGGACGGCAGACAATCGGATCAAGAAATGGACAGCAAGCAGACCCACGCGGCATCCGCAACGGATCCGGCCACCAACGACGCCGCAGCGGACAACAACCCTGGACACGGGAAAACATCCCACCACACTCCCGTCGCCGCGACGCAGGAATCCATGAAAGTCTCGCTCACTGACCCCCACCCGCCGCTGCAGGGCGATTCACCGCCGCAAGGGGATCTGCTGCAGAGTGCCATCTTGGACCCAGCGTCCCCAAATTCCGAGCTCCACAGTTCCGAGTCCTCCCCATCGGTGCCGCCGCATCCGGAACCGGAACCCGAGCGCAAACCTGCCACCAGCGCTCGTCACATCGGCGGCACTCACAAGGCGCTCTCGCCCTATTCCAAGCAAGGGCTTAGCCCTCGCATGATTCGCTGGCGTCGTAAATTGGCTCAGATCAATGCACTCGAACCGATTTTAAAAGCCGAAGATGACCTCTCGCTGCGAAAACGATCGCTTGCACTGCGTTATCGAGCGATGGCGGGCGAAAAGCTTTCCACGCTGTTGCCCGAAGGCTATGCCCTCGTTCGCGAAGCAGGCCGGCGAGCGTTGTCGATGCGGCACTACGACGTGCAGATCATCGGCGGCATCTCATTGTTCGAAGGCTGTATCGCCGAAATGCAGACCGGGGAAGGCAAAACGTTGACCGCGTCGCTGCCGCTGTACCTGCACTCATTGACAGGAAAAGGGGCTCACTTGGCCACGGTCAATGATTACTTGGCCAAACGTGACGCCGAGTGGATGCGGCCGCTGTTTGAACTGCTCGGCGTGACCGTCGGGATCATTCAGACGCAGGATGACCAGAAATCTCGCCGCGAATCCTATAGTTGCGCGATCACCTACGGAACGGCCAAGGAATTTGGCTTCGATTTCTTGCGAGATCGGCTGTTATTGCGAGCCCAAAATCGTTTGCAAACCGAGATGCTTGGCGATGGCGGTGGCGGGTTCTCGGGCAGCGGCGACCAAATCGTGATGCGAGGCATGCATTTCTGTTTGGTTGACGAGGCCGACAGCATTTTGATTGACGAAGCGCGGACGCCGCTGATCATCGGCAGTATCGAAGACACCGTTCGCGACCAAATCGTCGAAACCTATCGCTGGGCCGCCGAAAACGCCCCCAGCTTTGAATTGGACGAGCATTTCGAGATCGATGACGACACCAAACAGTACGAATTGACCGCTCGGGGACGGCAAAAAGTCCGCGCGCTTCCCAAAAGCGACCTCGTTCGCACGATGGGGCTGGTCGATTTGTACGAGTACATCGAACGCTCGATCAAAGTCCATCGCGAGTTCCTGTTGAACCGCCAATATGTGGTCAAACCGAACGAAAAAGGGATCGATGAAATCGTGATCGTCGACGAATTCACCGGCCGGCTCGCCGAAGGACGCAAATGGCGGGACGGGATTCATCAAGCGATCGAAGCCAAAGAGAACATCGAAATCAGCGTCCCCACCGGCCAGGCGGCTCGGATCACCGTTCAAGACCTGTTTCTACGTTACCCACATCTGGCCGGGATGACCGGGACCGCCGCCACCAGCGCCCGTGAATTGCGACGTATCTATCGGACTCCGGTGATCCCGGTTCCCACCAACCGGCCTCCCAAACGTAAACGACTGGCCGATCGTGTGTTTGGAACGATGCAAGCAAAATTCGAAGCGGTCGTCAAAGAGGTCCAAGAGGTCCATGCGCAAGGACGCCCGGTGTTGATTGGAACGCGATCCATCGACAAGAGCATGATCGTTTCTCGATTGCTCGACGAGCTTGGGATCGAACACAAAGTGCTGAATGCGAACAATGTCGAAATGGAAGCCGAGATCGTTTCGGCGGCTGGCGAACGAGGCAAAGTGACCGTGGCGACCAACATGGCGGGGCGTGGTACCGATATCAAATTGGCCGACGCGATCGAAGCGATGGGCGGAATGCACGTGATCTGTACCGAACTGCATGATGCCGCGCGGATCGACCGCCAATTGATCGGCCGCTGTGGTCGACAAGGCGACCAGGGCTCGTATCGCCAATACCTGTCGTTGGACGACGACATCCTCAAAGGAGGACTCGGCCCGGCTCGAGCGGCGAAGTTGAAGGAAAAGGGGATCGCCAAACCTGGGGCGATGGACCATTACGCGAAACTGTTCGGCAAGGCACAGCGAAAGGTCGAACGCAAACATTTCCGCGACCGCATGGTGCTGATGCATCACGAAAAAGAACGCAAGAAAATGCAGCGTGAAATCGGGCAAGATCCGT containing:
- a CDS encoding BBP7 family outer membrane beta-barrel protein → MSFAQQGASSVGDLPGYDEDAYFADESTYQQQVSEVAPASHANRYESSQDYEASQAYEEAPAHYDAEPAYVAPIANDLQPVAFLDGHRLKNLRGSMGYQSACDGGCGGSCGQAGCGMGYSGGCDAGCSGSCGGQCGRRGALHRLGLGSMFGCESNTWAQTEALLWFTQDRDMPALITTAEPGEFPFGDGATTVFGDDINGELSGGFRSDIGKYFTKNVGLGGRFWILAENQDSFYGEGDGSDRTIGRPYFNTDTGGMDAFFVAADNVAGPSGAANFSGAIAAESSLDLLGAEGYARINLGGSRSSKVELIGGYTHFSIDDTLRMSSFSVNRDTGDVTNYNDSFDMENRFNGGQVGFEMSVRRGRWTARSLTKVHLGNMNQTANIAGSTQFGPIGSNPAVLSGGALALDNQGTYERDVFSFIPEANFKLGYQFRPNVALSVGYSFLYFDNVALAGDVVDPIFDGTTNATGGPFGGRAFQFDDSSLWVQGIDLGVIINL
- a CDS encoding preprotein translocase subunit SecA — translated: MDSKQTHAASATDPATNDAAADNNPGHGKTSHHTPVAATQESMKVSLTDPHPPLQGDSPPQGDLLQSAILDPASPNSELHSSESSPSVPPHPEPEPERKPATSARHIGGTHKALSPYSKQGLSPRMIRWRRKLAQINALEPILKAEDDLSLRKRSLALRYRAMAGEKLSTLLPEGYALVREAGRRALSMRHYDVQIIGGISLFEGCIAEMQTGEGKTLTASLPLYLHSLTGKGAHLATVNDYLAKRDAEWMRPLFELLGVTVGIIQTQDDQKSRRESYSCAITYGTAKEFGFDFLRDRLLLRAQNRLQTEMLGDGGGGFSGSGDQIVMRGMHFCLVDEADSILIDEARTPLIIGSIEDTVRDQIVETYRWAAENAPSFELDEHFEIDDDTKQYELTARGRQKVRALPKSDLVRTMGLVDLYEYIERSIKVHREFLLNRQYVVKPNEKGIDEIVIVDEFTGRLAEGRKWRDGIHQAIEAKENIEISVPTGQAARITVQDLFLRYPHLAGMTGTAATSARELRRIYRTPVIPVPTNRPPKRKRLADRVFGTMQAKFEAVVKEVQEVHAQGRPVLIGTRSIDKSMIVSRLLDELGIEHKVLNANNVEMEAEIVSAAGERGKVTVATNMAGRGTDIKLADAIEAMGGMHVICTELHDAARIDRQLIGRCGRQGDQGSYRQYLSLDDDILKGGLGPARAAKLKEKGIAKPGAMDHYAKLFGKAQRKVERKHFRDRMVLMHHEKERKKMQREIGQDPYLDTPD
- a CDS encoding aldo/keto reductase; amino-acid sequence: MNNEKPIVLGLWPIAGVTTVGVTRSDAEATIAAAIELGVTVFDTAFSYGYDGESDKLLRPFLAKDRDRFKVIGKVGQRWSSDRQRIVDGTAESLTADAEESLRRLGIDCFDVLMLHSPDPKVAIETSAAAMAQLQRRGLCKRTGVSNVTPTQRAQFAAVVRCDAIECPLNLLQRDSLDQLIPEASADGGEVYVFWTLMKGLLAGKIKRDHVFAKGDSRPGYPIFQGKARERTHQILDQMQELGERVDRSVAQLSIGWAVSQPGVIAALVGARRPEQIRETCTATRLPPEIVAELDRIVASTNAEASEVDS